From a single Capsicum annuum cultivar UCD-10X-F1 chromosome 12, UCD10Xv1.1, whole genome shotgun sequence genomic region:
- the LOC107849587 gene encoding nudix hydrolase 18, mitochondrial isoform X2 produces MQIKKSFSMNSRTGRDLQRYNRGCRQVVGCIPYRCKTRDPSSCVQGSPIDDLEFLLISSQKNSRMMFPKGGWEIDESLEEAASRETFEEAGVVGEVVVQEYLGTWSFKSKSQGTFHEGHMFPLRVLEELDEWPEKTIRRRLWVNFSEAREVCWHPWMKEALDVFASKVSKRKEGTQIYHFKELSDESSVVCCS; encoded by the exons ATGCAAATCAAGAAATCGTTCTCTATGAATTCCCGTACAGGAAGAGATTTGCAGAGATACAATCGTGGTTGCCGTCAAGTTGTTgg ATGCATTCCATATAGATGCAAAACGAGGGACCCATCATCATGTGTTCAGGGCAGCCCTATTGATGATTTGGAATTTTTATTGATCAGCTCGCAGAAGAATTCAAGAATGATGTTTCCTAAG GGTGGTTGGGAAATTGATGAATCACTGGAAGAGGCAGCTTCAAGAGAGACCTTTGAAGAAGCTGGAGTGGTTGGTGAGGTTGTTGTTCAG GAATATTTAGGTACCTGGAGTTTCAAAAGCAAAAGCCAAGGCACATTTCATGAGGGGCATATGTTTCCTCTGCGTGTCTTAGAAGAACTAGATGAATGGCCTGAGAAAACTATCCGTCGACGTTTATGG GTGAATTTTAGTGAAGCCAGGGAAGTATGTTGGcatccatggatgaaagaagcaTTGGATGTCTTTGCTTCTAAGGTGTCAAAGAGAAAAGAAGGGACTCAGATATACCATTTCAAGGAATTGTCGGATGAAAGTAGTGTGGTCTGCTGCAGTTAA
- the LOC107849587 gene encoding nudix hydrolase 18, mitochondrial isoform X1 produces the protein MQIKKSFSMNSRTGRDLQRYNRGCRQVVGCIPYRCKTRDPSSCVQGSPIDDLEFLLISSQKNSRMMFPKVSVYLSIIQYNSIFNMWEMYHSPIKMQGGWEIDESLEEAASRETFEEAGVVGEVVVQEYLGTWSFKSKSQGTFHEGHMFPLRVLEELDEWPEKTIRRRLWVNFSEAREVCWHPWMKEALDVFASKVSKRKEGTQIYHFKELSDESSVVCCS, from the exons ATGCAAATCAAGAAATCGTTCTCTATGAATTCCCGTACAGGAAGAGATTTGCAGAGATACAATCGTGGTTGCCGTCAAGTTGTTgg ATGCATTCCATATAGATGCAAAACGAGGGACCCATCATCATGTGTTCAGGGCAGCCCTATTGATGATTTGGAATTTTTATTGATCAGCTCGCAGAAGAATTCAAGAATGATGTTTCCTAAGGTTTCTGTATATCTTTCTATAATACAATACAATTCAATATTCAATATGTGGGAAATGTATCATTCACCAATTAAAATGCAGGGTGGTTGGGAAATTGATGAATCACTGGAAGAGGCAGCTTCAAGAGAGACCTTTGAAGAAGCTGGAGTGGTTGGTGAGGTTGTTGTTCAG GAATATTTAGGTACCTGGAGTTTCAAAAGCAAAAGCCAAGGCACATTTCATGAGGGGCATATGTTTCCTCTGCGTGTCTTAGAAGAACTAGATGAATGGCCTGAGAAAACTATCCGTCGACGTTTATGG GTGAATTTTAGTGAAGCCAGGGAAGTATGTTGGcatccatggatgaaagaagcaTTGGATGTCTTTGCTTCTAAGGTGTCAAAGAGAAAAGAAGGGACTCAGATATACCATTTCAAGGAATTGTCGGATGAAAGTAGTGTGGTCTGCTGCAGTTAA